Within Alphaproteobacteria bacterium, the genomic segment ACACCTTCGGATCCCTCTGAACCACCTAGCTGGTGGCGCCCATTTCCAATAAAATCCGAACATGATCGTGAAAAAAGTGATAATAAACCATTTCATGAAAAAGAAATTTCAGGAGTTAATTGAAATTATTCTTCACATAGACCCTTATTTTATAAGGGTCTATGTATAACAAAATAGCAACTTAATTTTAAAAAATATTCAAATACTGCTTATATTCAACTTTATTTTTTAAGTTATAATTTTTCAGTAGCAATCACACAACATACTAAATCAATTCAATATTAAACAATATTATATCTTATAAAAATTTTAACTTCATTATTGATCATAGACAAAATATCAATTCTATTTTACTCATAATAATCTTAACTTTAAACTGCCTTCAAATTATTAAATATTATGTTGATTATTTGTCCGTCTTGCTCAAAAAAATATATCGTTAATATAGGCCATTTTCGTAAAGATGATCAAAAAGTTTGCTGTGCCCAATGTCGTCATATTTGGGTTATTCATTCTCCTTTAAAAATTAAATCTGAAGAAGATAAAGTAGAGCCTGAATTAAAAAAGGAACCGGTTAAAAATGATCCCATATCTGGCCGACCTGTACGCATTCAATTGCCAGCAATAATCCAAACAAAATATAAAAAAAACAACAGGCTTTTATCTATTACTTTGGGATCAATTGCTGTTTTATTTGCAGTGTCATTAATAATTTTTGGACGATCTTTAATTATTACAACTTTTCCTTTTACCAATAAAATTTACAGTTATTTTAATTTAGCAATAAATGGAGCAGGATTAGTTATTACCGATATTTCTGTTTCACCAATTTCTGGTCAACAAACCAATATTATTAAAGCTCGCATTGTAAATTTAACCCATCAAAAAATTTCTATTCCTCCTATTAGAGTAATTGCTACAGATAGCAAGACTGGTCAATGGCTTCAAGACTGGACTTTCCGACCAGAAAATAAAGATGTAGAAAAATTAGAATCCGTGGCTATTGAAATACCAAGTTACAATATGAATCTTGATAATAATATTTATATATTACTTGAATTTACATCTGGTATTTAAAATTTTATTTTTAATTTACTTTAAGGGTTTTGTGGCTTCTTTTAACCATTCTTCTGTTTCTTGATCCACCAATGGAGAGAGTATTGCGTAAACTTCTTGATGATACTGATTAATCCAATCAATTTCAAATCGACTAAGTATGGACGTATCAATTAAATTACAATCATAGGGTGCATAGGTTAAAGTTTTAAAACCTAGCATAGGTATTTCAAACCCGGCTTCTTCTATCGGTATAACTGTTACTAAGTTTTCTATTCTGATCCCATACGCATTTTCTTTATAATATCCAGGTTCATTAGATACAACCATACCAGGCAATAAAGGAAACAGACTAGAAGATTTATGAATTCTTTGGGGGCCTTCATGAACAGAAAGATATGCCCCTACCCCATGTCCTGTACCATGATTATAATCAAGCCCTATTTGCCATAACCAATAACGCGCCAAACTATCAAGATGTTGCCCTGTGGTTCCAATTGGAAATTTTGCACAAGCAACAGCCACATGTCCTTTTAATACACGCGTAAAACGATCTTTCATCTCTTGGGTTGGATTTCCAATAGCTATTGTACGTGTTACATCTGTTGTACCATCAAAATACTGCCCCCCTGAATCTACAAGATAAAGTTCTTTATAATTCAAAGTTTGATTTGTTTCTTTTGTCACCCTATAATGAACAACAGCACTATTTGATCCTGCTCCAGAAATTGTATCAAAACTTAATCCACAGAAAAGATCATTTTCTTTTCTAAATTGAAATAATTTTTCAGCACAATCCATTTCCGTAAGCACCAATTCTTTTTTGGATAGGCTGTTTTTAATTTCTTTTTGTAGCCATGCAAGAAATTTAACCAATGCAGCCCCATCTCTAATATGAGCATTTTTCATACCTTGTATTTCAATAGGATTTTTACAAGCTTTTGGAAGCGCGCAAAAATCTTGGGACAAAATTATTTTGGTTCCGGTTTTTTGTAAAATATCGTAAAACCAATACGCCCCATAAACTTCATCAATATGAACGGTTGATTTATTAAAACCTAATTTTTCTAAAACTTCTTTTAATTTTTCAGGTTTTTCTATGGTAATATTTGTTCCCAAATGGGCATATAATTTAGATGTAAATTTACGTTTATCAACAAACCATTGAACAGTTGCATCATCATAAATTATAGCAAAACTCAGCACAACTGGGGTATGAGGAATATCTCCACCCCGAACATTTAAAATCCAGGCAATAGAAGTTGGATCAGCAATAATAGAAGCTTTTATATGTTGCTCTTTTAATTGTATAGCAATTTTTTCACATTTTTCTTTAGATTCTTGGCCTGCATAAGTACTGGCATGTGGCCATATAGGTGTAATTGGCTCTGCTGGTTGATCATCCCAAACTTGATCAACCAAATTTTTGGTACATAATTTTAAATCAAAATTATACTTTTTGCTCAAAGATTGCCACCATGTAACCGAATTATAGGTATGGAGCCATGGATCCAGGCCCAGTTTTTGGCCCGCATGCATATTATTTTTGATCCACTCTTCGGCTTGTTGATGAAAAGTTTTTTGCGCCGATAATTCTATAATCGTAAATAACGTTTGATCTACTTGGTCTTTAGCTTGAAGTATATAACGCCCATCAACAATTAAAGCTGCCTTTTTATCTAAAATGATTGCCAATCCGGCAGATCCTGTGAAACCTGTAATCCAAGCTAATCTTTGCGCTTTCAAAGATACATATTCACCTTGATGCTCATCCGCACGTGGAACCAGAAATCCATTTAGGGTATTTTTTTGTAATTGCTCACGTAAAAGTTTTAATTTTGTTTGAACATCTATGTGTACATTCTTAAATTTTTGCTTTGTATTATTAAACAAATCTCTTAAAAGGCTTTTTAATTGTTCATCGGGATTTGGTGCAATTAACTCCATCCAAGTTTCGGAAGAATCATCCACACCACTTAAAATACCAGGAAAAATATCTTCGATTTCATGAATAGAGACTCGTAAATGAGCATTCTTAAGTAAGGACAGTTTATTTTTTAAATTTTCTTCAAACATAAATTTTATCTTTAATATTTTAACTAAATTTTAATGATTTTAGCATTAAAAGAAATAAATTAAAGAAAAAGTCTTAGAATTGACAAAATTACATCATATTTTTGTCAAAAAGATATGTATTTATTGAATATATTAAGCATTTGTATGCAAAAAATGCATTGCTGCGATGCAGTATAAAAGGGTACAAATTTTTCTCGATTGTTGTATATTGTTTTTAACATATTAAATGATTTTTTTAACTTAACTTATTGTAATTAAAAGTTTTTAGGACAACAACCATGTTAGCAAGCATTTTTATATCTGAACAAAATTCTGTTCTGCGGTTGCGAGATGCTGAGCAGATTTTTGGGATTAAGCGCTTTAAGTATGCTTTTAATCTTTTAAAAGCAAAATTGGCTTCATTTTATCAATTTGAACATTTTACGTTTGAAAGATTTAATCATCGTATGCTTGTTGATCTTGGTATACAAAACAGTTTTAATCCAAATCCTAAACCTGGTTCTTTAATCAAAACCGTTGGATTGAATACAATTTTTATTCAATTTTGTTTAGCATTTTATGAATTATCCTTGGGGTATTTGATAAAAAAATACCAAATACATAAAATGTATAATGATTTAAAAAATTTAGACAATAGGCTGTTACAAGATATTGGACTAAACAAAGAAGTTTTATTGGCAATGGAATATTCGAATTCGTTTATCCATGATAAAAATTCTAAAACATCTAATGATCATATATCTTCTTCTTTAACAGCTGATGAATTTAATGATCATATGTTAGCAGATCTTGGATTAAAACCTTTTGAAAAAGCTATTGATCTAAGTCAAGAGCAATACAGTTTTTATATAACTTTCTATAACAGCACTCAGAAAGCTGCATAACTTCAGCTTGCTATATCTCCCTGGCTTGGAAGTTAAAATATTTACAGTTTTATTGAGGTGTTTGTGCTGTGGTGGTTTAGAAAATAAACCACCACTTTTTTTATGTCTTTTTTGACAGCTGGATAATAACCCAATCTCCTAAAACCTTATGATTTATATAATTAAGATTGTATTTTTCCATAGTTTTTATTACGTGATCTGCTTGGGATAATAAAATACCAGATAAAATCACATGACCAGAAGCTGATAAAAAAGTATAAATTTCTGGAGCTAAATCGCATAACGGATCAGCTAATATATTTGCAACAATAAGATCAAATTCCTTCTTCTTAAAATCATTCAAAGCTGAAAAACCTAAACTTTCTTTAACCTCAATATAATCCGTAAGATCATTAAGTTGACAATTATATTGGGTAACTTCAATAGCCATAGGATCATTATCGACAGCAATGACAGAATGTATTTTCCACAATTTTGCTATAGCCATTGCTAAAATTCCACTTCCGCATCCAAGATCAAGCGCACAATTTGGTATAATTTTTTTTTCATATAATTCTTGTAAAACTATAAGACATCCCTTTGTTGTTTCATGACGCCCAGTTCCAAATGCCATCCCCGCATCAACTGTTAAGACAAAATCATCTATATCTTTATTTAAAGATAATTCTTCTGTGAATGTACCTTGAATAGTAAAGCGACCTACCTTAAAAGGTGCTAGAATTTTTTGACTTTCTAAAACCCAATTCTGTTCAGGTAGATTTTTATAATTATATTTAATATCTAGTTTTTTAATTTTTTCTAAAATATCTTCTAAAGGTTTATTAATCATTAAAGCTTCAATAACCCAATCTGGATTCTTGTATAACGACACAGCATCAAAATCTTCTTCCAAATTTGTCATTATATCATCTAATGTTCTCGTACCTATATCAGAGGCATTAATTGTTAAAATCCACAAAGGCAAAAATCTTTCTTTATTTCAATGGGTTATAGTTAAACTTTATCCGCTGGTATAACAAAATTACTAATAACTTTTTTTGATCCAGCCTTATCAAACATAATATCTAATTTATTTCCTTCGACCATCGTAACCATACCATAGCCAAATTTTTGATGAAAGACACGCATACCAGTTGTATATTGCCCGGTCTCATTTTCAAATATATCTGGATTTTCTATTAAAAAATTTCCTTTAATAGTTTTATTCTTTTTTGCTTGCTGATAATCCGCTAAAACCATAGTTTGGTGCTGTTCTTTATGCTCATACATGGGTGTATAAAATTGATCTTGGATTTTTATATCAACATTTTGCGTTGGCAATTCTTCTATAAACCTTGACGGTATCGATGTTTGCCACTGGCCATGCACTCTTCTATTTAAAGCAAAAAAAACATAGGCTTTCTGGCGTGCTCTTGTTATACCAACATAGGCCAACCTTCTTTCTTCTTCTAATCCTGCTATACCATTTTCATCTAAAGATCTTTGATGCGGAAATAAACCCTCTTCCCATCCAGGTAAAAAAACAGCATTAAACTCAAGACCTTTTGCGCTATGCAGCGTCATAATAGAAAGCATATCTTGCAATTCTGTATTATCATTTTCCATAACTAAACTGACATGTTCGAGAAATTGTTCAAGATTTTCGAAATTAGCCATAGCTGTGATTAATTCTCGAAGATTTTCTAGCCGACCAGGTGCATCAGGTGATGGATTTGCTTGCCAAAAATTTGTATATCCAGATTCATCCAGGACAATTTTGGCTATTTCAGTGTGGGGTAATTGCGCTG encodes:
- a CDS encoding zinc-ribbon domain-containing protein, which produces MLIICPSCSKKYIVNIGHFRKDDQKVCCAQCRHIWVIHSPLKIKSEEDKVEPELKKEPVKNDPISGRPVRIQLPAIIQTKYKKNNRLLSITLGSIAVLFAVSLIIFGRSLIITTFPFTNKIYSYFNLAINGAGLVITDISVSPISGQQTNIIKARIVNLTHQKISIPPIRVIATDSKTGQWLQDWTFRPENKDVEKLESVAIEIPSYNMNLDNNIYILLEFTSGI
- a CDS encoding aminopeptidase P family protein, encoding MELIAPNPDEQLKSLLRDLFNNTKQKFKNVHIDVQTKLKLLREQLQKNTLNGFLVPRADEHQGEYVSLKAQRLAWITGFTGSAGLAIILDKKAALIVDGRYILQAKDQVDQTLFTIIELSAQKTFHQQAEEWIKNNMHAGQKLGLDPWLHTYNSVTWWQSLSKKYNFDLKLCTKNLVDQVWDDQPAEPITPIWPHASTYAGQESKEKCEKIAIQLKEQHIKASIIADPTSIAWILNVRGGDIPHTPVVLSFAIIYDDATVQWFVDKRKFTSKLYAHLGTNITIEKPEKLKEVLEKLGFNKSTVHIDEVYGAYWFYDILQKTGTKIILSQDFCALPKACKNPIEIQGMKNAHIRDGAALVKFLAWLQKEIKNSLSKKELVLTEMDCAEKLFQFRKENDLFCGLSFDTISGAGSNSAVVHYRVTKETNQTLNYKELYLVDSGGQYFDGTTDVTRTIAIGNPTQEMKDRFTRVLKGHVAVACAKFPIGTTGQHLDSLARYWLWQIGLDYNHGTGHGVGAYLSVHEGPQRIHKSSSLFPLLPGMVVSNEPGYYKENAYGIRIENLVTVIPIEEAGFEIPMLGFKTLTYAPYDCNLIDTSILSRFEIDWINQYHQEVYAILSPLVDQETEEWLKEATKPLK
- a CDS encoding 50S ribosomal protein L11 methyltransferase, which gives rise to MPLWILTINASDIGTRTLDDIMTNLEEDFDAVSLYKNPDWVIEALMINKPLEDILEKIKKLDIKYNYKNLPEQNWVLESQKILAPFKVGRFTIQGTFTEELSLNKDIDDFVLTVDAGMAFGTGRHETTKGCLIVLQELYEKKIIPNCALDLGCGSGILAMAIAKLWKIHSVIAVDNDPMAIEVTQYNCQLNDLTDYIEVKESLGFSALNDFKKKEFDLIVANILADPLCDLAPEIYTFLSASGHVILSGILLSQADHVIKTMEKYNLNYINHKVLGDWVIIQLSKKT